From one Coffea eugenioides isolate CCC68of chromosome 11, Ceug_1.0, whole genome shotgun sequence genomic stretch:
- the LOC113751103 gene encoding glutamate decarboxylase 4-like: MVHSFFLSVIKPPSSFSLPLASLIPSLSSSKMVLSKTASTSDVSIHSTFASRYVCSSLPRFKMPENSIPKEAAYQIINDELMLDGNPRLNLASFVTTWMEPECDKLMMEAINKNYVDMDEYPVTTELQNRCVNMIAHLFNAPLGASEAAVGVGTVGSSEAIMLAGLAFKRKWQNRRKAEGKPYDKPNIVTGANVQVCWEKFANYFEVELKEVKLREGYYVMDPVKAVEMVDENTICVAAILGSTLNGEFEDVKLLNDLLIEKNKQTGWDTPVHVDAASGGFIAPFLYPELEWDFRLPLVKSINVSGHKYGLVYAGIGWVIWRSKEDLPEELIFHINYLGADQPTFTLNFSKGSSQVIAQYYQLIRLGFEGYQNIMENCRGNALVLKEGLEKTGRFNIVSKDEGVPLVAFSLKDNSCYNEFKISEMLRRFGWIVPAYTMPADAQHIAVLRVVIREDFSRTLAERLVLDITKVLHELDTLPATLSTKVLNASEEKKVKNGTVVKKTEIETQREITDFWKKYVMQRKTNVC, from the exons atggttcatagtttctttctttctgtcaTCAAACCTCCCTCTTCGTTTTCTCTTCCTCTTGCTTCTTTGATACCATCACTATCATCATCAAAAATGGTTCTCTCAAAAACTGCTTCAACATCTGATGTTTCAATTCACTCTACATTTGCCTCTCGCTATGTTTGCTCTTCCTTACCAAG GTTCAAGATGCCAGAGAACTCAATACCAAAGGAGGCAGCTTACCAGATCATCAATGATGAGTTGATGCTTGATGGGAATCCAAGGCTAAACTTGGCTTCTTTTGTGACAACATGGATGGAACCAGAGTGTGATAAGCTGATGATGGAAGCCATCAACAAGAACTATGTTGACATGGATGAATACCCTGTCACAACTGAACTTCAG AATCGCTGCGTTAACATGATAGCACACTTGTTTAATGCTCCACTGGGAGCGTCAGAGGCCGCTGTTGGAGTAGGAACAGTAGGGTCATCAGAGGCCATAATGCTAGCAGGGCTTGCTTTCAAGAGAAAGTGGCAAAACAGAAGAAAAGCAGAGGGCAAGCCTTATGATAAGCCCAATATTGTTACTGGAGCCAATGTCCAG GTGTGTTGGGAGAAGTTTGCAAACTACTTTGAGGTGGAGCTTAAGGAAGTGAAGTTGAGGGAAGGCTACTACGTGATGGACCCTGTGAAAGCAGTTGAAATGGTGGATGAAAATACCATATGTGTTGCGGCTATTTTGGGTTCAACACTCAATGGAGAGTTTGAAGATGTCAAGCTCTTGAATGATCTTCTCATTGAGAAAAACAAGCAAACTGG TTGGGACACCCCAGTTCATGTTGATGCAGCCAGTGGTGGATTCATTGCTCCCTTTCTTTATCCAGAGCTTGAGTGGGATTTCAGGCTTCCACTTGTGAAGAGCATCAATGTGAGTGGGCACAAGTATGGTCTTGTATATGCTGGAATTGGATGGGTTATTTGGAGGAGCAAAGAGGACTTACCAGAAGAACTTATCTTCCACATAAACTACCTTGGAGCTGATCAACCAACCTTCACCCTTAATTTCTCCAAAG GTTCTAGTCAAGTCATTGCTCAGTATTATCAACTCATTCGCTTGGGCTTTGAG GGTTACCAAAATATCATGGAGAATTGTCGCGGAAATGCTCTTGTGCTTAAAGAAGGATTGGAGAAGACAGGTCGATTCAACATTGTATCCAAGGACGAGGGGGTTCCCTTGGTTGCATTTTCTCTTAAAGACAACAGCTGCTACAATGAGTTCAAGATCTCAGAAATGTTGCGCAGGTTTGGATGGATTGTGCCTGCATACACCATGCCAGCAGATGCACAGCATATCGCCGTGCTTCGTGTTGTTATAAGGGAAGACTTCTCTCGCACCTTAGCAGAGAGACTTGTGCTTGATATCACAAAGGTCCTGCATGAATTGGATACACTCCCAGCTACATTGAGTACTAAGGTTTTGAATGCTAGTGAGGAAAAGAAGGTCAAGAATGGCACTGTGGTTAAGAAAACAGAGATTGAGACACAAAGGGAAATCACTGATTTTTGGAAGAAGTATGTTATGCAGAGGAAAACAAACGTCTGCTAG
- the LOC113753049 gene encoding non-specific lipid-transfer protein 1, translating to MVSKNVISIVTLLVYLVASRAIFQQASAAGECGRTPINAAATSLSPCLGAARNARARVTPICCGKVNALIRTAPRCLCAVLLSPLARKAGINPAVAITIPKRCNIRNRPAGKKCGPYTVP from the exons ATGGTGTCCAAGAATGTAATTTCCATTGTCACATTGCTTGTCTACTTGGTTGCATCTCGTGCAATTTTCCAGCAAGCAAGTGCAGCGGGAGAGTGTGGAAGAACTCCGATTAATGCCGCCGCAACCAGCTTAAGCCCTTGCTTAGGTGCTGCTCGTAATGCTAGAGCTAGGGTAACCCCAATTTGCTGTGGAAAAGTTAATGCATTGATCAGAACTGCACCAAGATGCCTCTGTGCTGTTCTGCTTTCACCTTTGGCAAGAAAAGCTGGCATTAACCCTGCTGTTGCCATCACTATTCCCAAAAGATGCAATATCAGAAACAGGCCTGCTGGGAAGAAATGTGGAC CTTATACGGTGCCATAA
- the LOC113753530 gene encoding uncharacterized protein LOC113753530 isoform X2, with protein sequence MGDLHSIPYSTLHSSSLGWDFHNLGVFNADMPQFLESSISTSTPPLLSQLESDFSTGYLQDALFEFSSKRRRLEFCNTDDQSEELDNSTRNSWSSAYSLDYYNNYDYLSQIMTNSDSISGEPMSIISEEASLFSEMKTTEEAISNCETFDTSSSQKDSVNIQSTSGKETLRSIDSIFPSGGGGGGEKRKKRILSKVVYPFALVKPGGLEGDVTLNDINERILMPPTRPVRHPVGDFACRPLTSPDGPGLSGKAVVALTRIHTQGRGTITIIRTKG encoded by the exons ATGGGTGACCTTCACTCCATTCCTTACAGCACCCTGCACAGTTCTTCCCTAGGTTGGGACTTCCACAATCTTGGAGTTTTCAACGCAGACATGCCCCAAT TTTTGGAGAGCAGCATTAGTACCAGTACCCCACCGTTGCTTTCACAACTTGAATCTGATTTTTCTACGGGGTATCTACAAGATGCTTTATTTGAATTTAGCTCTAAAAGAAGGAGGCTGGAATTCTGCAACACTGATGATCAAAGTGAAGAGTTAGATAATTCCACCAGG AATTCTTGGAGTTCTGCGTATTCACTGGACTACTACAACAATTATGATTATTTGAGTCAGATAATGACAAATTCTGATAGCATTTCAG GTGAACCTATGAGTATAATCAGTGAAGAAGCATCCCTATTCTCAGAAATGAAAACCACAGAAGAAGCAATATCCAATTGTGAAACTTTTGATACTTCATCTTCTCAGAAGGACTCAGTTAACATTCAGTCCACTTCAGGGAAAGAAACCCTACGTTCCATAGACTCTATTTTTCCTTCAG gaggaggaggaggaggtgagaaaaggaaaaagagaattCTAAGCAAGGTGGTTTATCCATTTGCATTGGTCAAGCCAGGAGGATTGGAAGGAGATGTGACACTAAACGACATCAATGAAAGAATTTTGATGCCACCAACAAGGCCAGTGAGGCATCCGGTTGGTGACTTTGCTTGCAGGCCTCTAACCTCCCCAGATGGTCCTGGTTTATCAGGGAAAGCAGTGGTGGCTCTCACTAGAATTCATACACAAGGGAGAGGCACAATTACAATTATTAGGACTAAGGGTTGA
- the LOC113753530 gene encoding uncharacterized protein LOC113753530 isoform X3, which produces MGDLHSIPYSTLHSSSLGWDFHNLGVFNADMPQFLESSISTSTPPLLSQLESDFSTGYLQDALFEFSSKRRRLEFCNTDDQSEELDNSTRNSWSSAYSLDYYNNYDYLSQIMTNSDSISGEPMSIISEEASLFSEMKTTEEAISNCETFDTSSSQKDSVNIQSTSGKETLRSIDSIFPSGGGEKRKKRILSKVVYPFALVKPGGLEGDVTLNDINERILMPPTRPVRHPVGDFACRPLTSPDGPGLSGKAVVALTRIHTQGRGTITIIRTKG; this is translated from the exons ATGGGTGACCTTCACTCCATTCCTTACAGCACCCTGCACAGTTCTTCCCTAGGTTGGGACTTCCACAATCTTGGAGTTTTCAACGCAGACATGCCCCAAT TTTTGGAGAGCAGCATTAGTACCAGTACCCCACCGTTGCTTTCACAACTTGAATCTGATTTTTCTACGGGGTATCTACAAGATGCTTTATTTGAATTTAGCTCTAAAAGAAGGAGGCTGGAATTCTGCAACACTGATGATCAAAGTGAAGAGTTAGATAATTCCACCAGG AATTCTTGGAGTTCTGCGTATTCACTGGACTACTACAACAATTATGATTATTTGAGTCAGATAATGACAAATTCTGATAGCATTTCAG GTGAACCTATGAGTATAATCAGTGAAGAAGCATCCCTATTCTCAGAAATGAAAACCACAGAAGAAGCAATATCCAATTGTGAAACTTTTGATACTTCATCTTCTCAGAAGGACTCAGTTAACATTCAGTCCACTTCAGGGAAAGAAACCCTACGTTCCATAGACTCTATTTTTCCTTCAG gaggaggtgagaaaaggaaaaagagaattCTAAGCAAGGTGGTTTATCCATTTGCATTGGTCAAGCCAGGAGGATTGGAAGGAGATGTGACACTAAACGACATCAATGAAAGAATTTTGATGCCACCAACAAGGCCAGTGAGGCATCCGGTTGGTGACTTTGCTTGCAGGCCTCTAACCTCCCCAGATGGTCCTGGTTTATCAGGGAAAGCAGTGGTGGCTCTCACTAGAATTCATACACAAGGGAGAGGCACAATTACAATTATTAGGACTAAGGGTTGA
- the LOC113753530 gene encoding uncharacterized protein LOC113753530 isoform X1, giving the protein MGDLHSIPYSTLHSSSLGWDFHNLGVFNADMPQFLESSISTSTPPLLSQLESDFSTGYLQDALFEFSSKRRRLEFCNTDDQSEELDNSTRNSWSSAYSLDYYNNYDYLSQIMTNSDSISGEPMSIISEEASLFSEMKTTEEAISNCETFDTSSSQKDSVNIQSTSGKETLRSIDSIFPSGGGGGGGEKRKKRILSKVVYPFALVKPGGLEGDVTLNDINERILMPPTRPVRHPVGDFACRPLTSPDGPGLSGKAVVALTRIHTQGRGTITIIRTKG; this is encoded by the exons ATGGGTGACCTTCACTCCATTCCTTACAGCACCCTGCACAGTTCTTCCCTAGGTTGGGACTTCCACAATCTTGGAGTTTTCAACGCAGACATGCCCCAAT TTTTGGAGAGCAGCATTAGTACCAGTACCCCACCGTTGCTTTCACAACTTGAATCTGATTTTTCTACGGGGTATCTACAAGATGCTTTATTTGAATTTAGCTCTAAAAGAAGGAGGCTGGAATTCTGCAACACTGATGATCAAAGTGAAGAGTTAGATAATTCCACCAGG AATTCTTGGAGTTCTGCGTATTCACTGGACTACTACAACAATTATGATTATTTGAGTCAGATAATGACAAATTCTGATAGCATTTCAG GTGAACCTATGAGTATAATCAGTGAAGAAGCATCCCTATTCTCAGAAATGAAAACCACAGAAGAAGCAATATCCAATTGTGAAACTTTTGATACTTCATCTTCTCAGAAGGACTCAGTTAACATTCAGTCCACTTCAGGGAAAGAAACCCTACGTTCCATAGACTCTATTTTTCCTTCAG gaggaggaggaggaggaggtgagaaaaggaaaaagagaattCTAAGCAAGGTGGTTTATCCATTTGCATTGGTCAAGCCAGGAGGATTGGAAGGAGATGTGACACTAAACGACATCAATGAAAGAATTTTGATGCCACCAACAAGGCCAGTGAGGCATCCGGTTGGTGACTTTGCTTGCAGGCCTCTAACCTCCCCAGATGGTCCTGGTTTATCAGGGAAAGCAGTGGTGGCTCTCACTAGAATTCATACACAAGGGAGAGGCACAATTACAATTATTAGGACTAAGGGTTGA